The window GAAGGGCGCGTGGACAACGACGCGACCCTGGAGCGGTACGCCGAGATGGCTCAGGTGCAGGCCGACGCGGGCGCCCACGTCGTGGGGCCCAGCGGGATGATGGACGGCCAGATCGGCGTCGTCCGCGACGCCCTCGATCAGATCGGGCGGGAGGACGTGGCGGTGCTGGCGTACACCGCCAAGTACTCGTCCGCCTTCTACGGGCCCTTCCGGGAGGCCGTCGGCTCGTCGCTGAAGGGGGACCGCAAGACCTATCAGCAGGACCCGGCGAACGTCCGGGAGTCCCTGCGGGAGCTGGCCCTCGATCTGGAGGAGGGGGCCGACATGGTGATGGTGAAGCCGGCCGGGCCCTACCTCGACGTCTTGGCGCGTGTCGCGGACTCCGTGGACGTGCCCGTCGTCGCCTACCAGATCTCCGGGGAGTACTCGATGGTCGAGGCCGCCGCCGAGAAGGGGTGGATCGACCGCGACAGGGCGATCATGGAGACGCTGACCGGGATCAGGCGGGCCGGGGCGCGGAACATCCTCACGTACTGGGCGACCGAGGCGGCTCAGAAGCTTCGCT of the Streptomyces aurantiacus genome contains:
- the hemB gene encoding porphobilinogen synthase, translated to MTKYGSFPGARPRRLRTTPVMRRMVAETRLHPADFILPAFVREGVAEPVPVAAMPGVVQHTRDSLKKAAAEAVAAGVSGIMLFGVPEESKKDAAGTPGTDPEGILQVAIRDVRAEVGDELLVMSDLCLDETTDHGHCGVLDAEGRVDNDATLERYAEMAQVQADAGAHVVGPSGMMDGQIGVVRDALDQIGREDVAVLAYTAKYSSAFYGPFREAVGSSLKGDRKTYQQDPANVRESLRELALDLEEGADMVMVKPAGPYLDVLARVADSVDVPVVAYQISGEYSMVEAAAEKGWIDRDRAIMETLTGIRRAGARNILTYWATEAAQKLR